Below is a genomic region from Leucobacter exalbidus.
GTGGAATTACCCGCTGATGCTCGCGCTGTCGCCGCTCGTCGGCGCGATTGCCGCGGGTAACGCCGTGATCGTGAAGCCGAGCGAACTGGCGCCAGCCACCTCAGCGCTGCTTGCGCGGTTGCTGCCCGAAGCCCTCGACCGGCGTGCGATCGCCGTGGTCGAAGGGGCGGTCGAGACGACGACCGCGCTGCTGAGCGAAAAGTTCGACCACATCTTTTACACCGGCAGCGGCAAGGTGGGGCGCATTGTTGCGCGCGCAGCCGCCGAGCACCTCACCCCGATCACCCTCGAACTCGGGGGTAAATCACCCGCCTACGTTGATCGCACCGTGCCGCTCGCAGACGCTGCGAAACGTATCGTGTGGGGCAAATTCATGAACGCGGGGCAGACCTGCGTCGCCCCCGATTACGTGCTGGGCGACGCCGATACGCTCGCCGAGCTCGCACCTCACCTCACCGCGGCCATTCACGAGCTCTACGGCAGCGCAACAAAAGACAACCCCGACTACGGGCGCATCATCAATGACGCCAACTTTGGCAGGCTCGTGAGCTACCTGGCAGACGGGCGCATCGTCACGGGCGGCGACTACGATGCCGACGCGCGGCACATCTCGCCCACGGTGCTCGCCGACGTCGACCCCGAAGCCGCTGTGATGCGCGATGAGATCTTCGGCCCGATCCTGCCGCTCATCGCGGTCGATTCGCTCGATGCCGCGCTCGCGTTTGTGACCGCACGCGACAAACCGCTCGCAGCGTACGTATTTAGTGACGACGCGTCGGTGCGCCGCCGGTGGGAGCGCGAAACCAGCTCGGGTGCGCTCGGTCTTGGGGCGCCCGTATTGCACCTGTCGGTCACCGACCTGCCCTTTGGCGGGGTGGGCGCGAGCGGTACGGGCGCCTATCACGGTGAACGATCATTTCTTACCTTCAGCCACGAGAAAGCGGTGCTCACGAAGCCGCTGCGCCCCGACACCCTCGCCGCGACCGTGATGCCGCCGTACACCCGCGCAAAATCACGATTGATCACGCGCTGGCTTCCCAAACTGATGTGACGGCTTGAGGGCGCTAGAATTATCGATTGGTGTGGGCGACGACGCCCCACGCATATTTGAATAGCGCACTGAAGGAGCTCTAATGACGTTGCCGTGGACCCCGCATGGAGATGGCCGCACTGTCGCGCCTGACGCGATCGTACTGCCAGAGGAACGGCTGAGTTGGGGCCGCACCATCGGGTTCGGCGCGCAGCACGTGGTGGCGATGTTTGGTGCGACCTTCCTCGTGCCGCTCATCACCGGGTTTCCGCCCACCGCCACGCTCTTCTTCTCGGGCTTGGGCACGCTGCTGTTCTTGGTGCTGACGGGCAACCGCCTGCCCAGCTACCTGGGCTCATCGTTCGCGTTCCTCGCGCCGATCGCCGTGGCGACCGCCGGCTTCGAATACGGTGAACCCGGCGGCCTCGCCCGCGCCTCCTTCGGCATCCTCGCCATGGGTGTGCTGATGGCGATCGTCGGTATCGTGGTGCAGCGGTTTGGTACCGGCTGGATCAACGCCATGATGCCGCCCGTGGTGATGGGTGCCATCGTCGCGCTGATCGGCCTGAACCTGGCCCCCGCGGTGAAGAACAACTGGCTCGGTGACCCGGCCAACAACCCCGACGTGAACCAGGGGCTGCACTCAACGGCGGCGCTCATCACGATCGGCTCGGTGCTGCTCATCACGGTGCTGTTCCGCGGTATCTTGGGCCGCCTCTCAATCGTGCTCGGCATGGTCGTGGGCTACATCTCGGCGGCGCTCATGGGTATCGTCAACTTTGACGCGGTCGGCGAAGCGGCCTGGGTGGGCCTGCCCGATTTCCACCTGCCCGCTAACCCGTTTGCAGACCCCTCGCTGTGGGGCATTCTGCCAGCGTTCTTGCCCGTCGTGCTCGTGCTGATCGCCGAGAACGTCGGCCACGTGAAGAGCGTCGGCCTGATGATCAACCGCGACCTCGACCCTGTCACGGGCCGCGCCCTGCTCGCCGACGGCGCAGCCACGATTCTGGCCGGCTTCGGCGGCGGCTCGGCCACCACCACGTACGGCGAGAACATCGGCGTGATGGCCGCTACCCGTGTCTACTCGACCGCGGCCTACTGGGTCGCGGGTATCCTCGCGATGCTGCTCGGCTTCTCGCCCAAGGTGGGCGCGTTGATCTTCTCGGTGCCCGCCGGCGTGCTTGGCGGCGTGACTGTCGCACTCTACGGCCTGATCGCCCTCATCGGTGTGAAGATCTGGCTCGATAACAAGGTCGATTTCTCGAAGCCGATCAACCAGTTCGCGGCCGCCATTCCGCTGATCGTGGGCATCGCCGATTTCAGCCTGCAGATCGGCAACGTGGTCTTCAACGGCATCGCGCTCGGCTCGATGTCTGCGATCGCCGTCTACCACGTAATGAAGGGCCTGCAGAAGCTGCGTGGCGGCGCCGAGGTTGAAGTTGCCGACCCCGTAGTGACGGCACAGACCAACATTCGGTAATCACTTTTTGCCGCCCCGGCCGCGAAACTCCGCACACGTTGCGGCGATTCACGGCTGGGGCGTTTAGGGTGGCGATGTGTGGAGTGTAGATCGGCGTCGGCGACCAGAACAGGGTCGCGAGGTTCGCGGCGCTTCAAACGAGGTAACGAGCCAAGAAACAGAGCAGCTCATCCCTGCGAATGAGGGTGCGTTGGCGCGTGCGCCGCAACCAAAAGAACCAGAGCCTGACTTGGCAGCAGAACTGACCGGCCCGGTATCGCTCGTCGATGCCTACGCCGACGAGCACGCCCAGTGGCGTGCCGAGCTCGCCCGCGTCGGCGGGCGCAACCCGCTGCTGCACTTCGATGATCGGCCTGCAAACCGCATCGAGCTGTCTTCGACTCACCCGGGTGGTCTGCCCCAGTTCATCACGGGCAATAAAATTTTGTTGTCGGCGCTGATCCGCGACGACCTCGCGCTGCGGCACGCCAAGTTCGCGGCAGGCCGCGTCACCGACAAAGCCATCGAGATGCGCACCGTGCGCGGCCTCGAAACCGTGCACCTCGGTGTGGGCATTGCCAAGTGGACCTTCGAGGGCGAAGAGTTTTGCGCCCCCGTGCTGCTGCGTCCCGTCGCTATTCGCCGGTACGGGCGCGACTACGAGCTGAAGCTCAAGCAGTTCCCCGTGGTGAACTCAGAACTGATTCGCGTGATGCGCGAGCAGTTTGGCATTTCGGTTGACGCACGCGTGCTCATCGAGCTGTCGCAGTCCGAGGGTGTCTTCAAGCCGCAACCGGTGATCGACCGACTGCGGCAGATGGCCGCCGGGGTGCCCGAGTTTGTGGTGCAGCCAAGGCTGGTGGTGTCGTCGTTCCACAACGTGTCAC
It encodes:
- a CDS encoding aldehyde dehydrogenase family protein; protein product: MNAASAHQVTKIVAGLRHGFEQGITRPESWRRTQLIHLRDLLLERGADFERALQQDLGKSAAEAQVTEIGFVVAEIGHTLSQLRKWMRAKRVDTPLALVPATAKIVPEPLGLALIITPWNYPLMLALSPLVGAIAAGNAVIVKPSELAPATSALLARLLPEALDRRAIAVVEGAVETTTALLSEKFDHIFYTGSGKVGRIVARAAAEHLTPITLELGGKSPAYVDRTVPLADAAKRIVWGKFMNAGQTCVAPDYVLGDADTLAELAPHLTAAIHELYGSATKDNPDYGRIINDANFGRLVSYLADGRIVTGGDYDADARHISPTVLADVDPEAAVMRDEIFGPILPLIAVDSLDAALAFVTARDKPLAAYVFSDDASVRRRWERETSSGALGLGAPVLHLSVTDLPFGGVGASGTGAYHGERSFLTFSHEKAVLTKPLRPDTLAATVMPPYTRAKSRLITRWLPKLM
- a CDS encoding uracil-xanthine permease family protein, which codes for MTLPWTPHGDGRTVAPDAIVLPEERLSWGRTIGFGAQHVVAMFGATFLVPLITGFPPTATLFFSGLGTLLFLVLTGNRLPSYLGSSFAFLAPIAVATAGFEYGEPGGLARASFGILAMGVLMAIVGIVVQRFGTGWINAMMPPVVMGAIVALIGLNLAPAVKNNWLGDPANNPDVNQGLHSTAALITIGSVLLITVLFRGILGRLSIVLGMVVGYISAALMGIVNFDAVGEAAWVGLPDFHLPANPFADPSLWGILPAFLPVVLVLIAENVGHVKSVGLMINRDLDPVTGRALLADGAATILAGFGGGSATTTYGENIGVMAATRVYSTAAYWVAGILAMLLGFSPKVGALIFSVPAGVLGGVTVALYGLIALIGVKIWLDNKVDFSKPINQFAAAIPLIVGIADFSLQIGNVVFNGIALGSMSAIAVYHVMKGLQKLRGGAEVEVADPVVTAQTNIR